One Owenweeksia hongkongensis DSM 17368 genomic region harbors:
- a CDS encoding glycosyltransferase — MNTSPHTPFLIVGLQPWDTTIGSNCKNIAVELAKRTKVLYINIPLDWNTVVKNSSDSQDHIEFRKNVRKGKTDSLVEVEENLYVFTPSSIILSINTLPPGRLFDYFNLRNNRKIAAEVKPILKKLNFQEFFLFNDNDMFRSYYMKELLKPLLSIYYSRDNLISTDYFKKHGTRIEPKLIEKSDLSVANSTFLRDYCRQYNPKSYYIGQGCDLSLFDPNKSYSKPQDMEGIANPIIGYIGFLTSMRLDITLLENLAESKKDWSFVLVGPEDSSFTGSRLHQMENVYFLGSKKPEELSTYLNFFDVSINPQLINDMTIGNYPRKVDEYLAMGKPVIATATKAMSVFAEHCYLATNASEYEILIDKALSENSRSKREARINFANEHTWDNSIDNLLSAIQKTINLKGKNN; from the coding sequence TTGAATACATCACCACACACTCCTTTCCTTATTGTCGGCCTACAACCGTGGGATACTACCATTGGTAGCAATTGCAAAAATATAGCTGTCGAATTGGCCAAGCGAACGAAAGTTCTATACATCAACATTCCGTTGGACTGGAATACCGTAGTTAAAAACTCAAGCGACAGTCAGGATCATATTGAATTCAGAAAAAATGTGAGAAAAGGAAAAACTGACAGTCTTGTTGAAGTTGAGGAAAATTTATACGTCTTCACCCCAAGCAGTATTATACTATCCATCAACACGCTCCCTCCAGGCCGTTTATTTGACTATTTTAATTTAAGAAACAATCGTAAAATTGCAGCCGAGGTTAAGCCTATTCTTAAAAAATTAAACTTCCAAGAGTTCTTTCTTTTTAATGATAACGATATGTTTAGAAGCTACTATATGAAAGAGCTTTTGAAACCATTATTGAGTATTTATTATTCAAGAGACAATCTTATTTCAACAGATTACTTTAAAAAACATGGAACTCGTATTGAACCTAAGTTAATTGAAAAAAGTGACCTAAGTGTAGCCAACTCAACTTTCTTAAGAGACTATTGTAGGCAATACAATCCTAAGAGCTATTACATAGGTCAAGGCTGTGATCTATCTCTTTTTGACCCCAATAAAAGTTATTCGAAACCTCAAGATATGGAGGGAATAGCAAATCCTATTATTGGGTATATTGGATTTTTAACTTCTATGCGGTTAGATATTACATTGCTCGAAAATCTTGCAGAATCTAAAAAAGACTGGAGTTTCGTTTTAGTAGGCCCTGAAGATTCGAGCTTTACAGGAAGTCGCTTGCATCAAATGGAAAATGTATACTTTTTGGGGAGTAAAAAACCTGAAGAACTAAGTACCTACCTCAATTTTTTCGATGTCTCAATAAATCCGCAGCTAATAAACGATATGACCATTGGCAACTACCCCAGAAAGGTGGATGAATATTTAGCTATGGGGAAACCCGTTATAGCTACCGCAACAAAGGCTATGAGTGTATTTGCAGAGCATTGCTATTTAGCCACTAATGCTTCTGAGTATGAAATATTAATAGATAAGGCTCTTTCCGAAAACTCCCGCTCAAAAAGAGAAGCAAGGATAAACTTTGCGAATGAACATACATGGGATAACAGTATAGATAATTTGCTCTCTGCAATTCAAAAAACTATTAACCTTAAAGGAAAAAACAACTAA
- a CDS encoding transposase, whose product MCNLPKGNGYVKCTHKDYSLNYKLHVVQEIERGELSQHEAVRKYGIQARSTVLSWLRK is encoded by the coding sequence ATTTGTAACCTTCCGAAAGGCAATGGCTACGTAAAGTGTACACACAAGGATTACAGCTTAAATTATAAGCTACATGTGGTTCAAGAAATAGAGCGGGGTGAGTTAAGTCAGCATGAAGCAGTTCGAAAATATGGCATTCAGGCTCGCAGTACTGTACTGAGTTGGTTAAGAAAGTAG
- a CDS encoding integrase core domain-containing protein, with translation MTCSMTESYDPYANAMAERINGILKQEFIEVGKADKLDIMKLLVKDSVTIYNQHRLHLSC, from the coding sequence ATCACATGTAGCATGACAGAGTCTTATGACCCTTATGCCAACGCTATGGCTGAACGTATAAACGGTATTTTAAAGCAAGAATTTATAGAAGTAGGAAAGGCCGATAAGCTGGACATTATGAAGCTTTTGGTAAAAGACAGTGTAACCATTTACAACCAACACAGGCTACACCTTTCCTGCTAA
- a CDS encoding N-acetylglucosaminyltransferase: MKIAYLLLVHKNADQVNRLIDRLADGDNGIFIHVDKKSDIHKDINKLPNTHFVKHRIKGEWGGYSLIEATMALFDLALACSENYDYYILLSGQDYPLKSNAFIKKFLIQNRGKEFFKIREMPYHHWVKQRGGFDRIEIYYPKWILGNTRKKWIIRNLYVQLCKALGFLKKRQFFKKYYGISQWFAISRNAVEYIYKYSQENVDALKFFKNSLIPDEIFFSTIIMNSHFKDKVEPTDLKLVDWTTGPEMPLIWKEEHISRIINSEALFARKFDMDIDSKVLDQIDKELLGVCC; the protein is encoded by the coding sequence ATGAAAATTGCTTATTTATTGTTAGTGCATAAGAATGCCGATCAGGTAAATCGCCTTATAGATAGGTTGGCTGATGGCGATAATGGCATATTTATACATGTGGATAAGAAAAGTGATATCCATAAAGATATCAATAAATTGCCTAATACTCACTTCGTGAAGCATCGTATTAAGGGTGAGTGGGGCGGATATTCATTAATAGAAGCAACAATGGCACTTTTTGACCTGGCATTGGCTTGTTCCGAGAATTACGATTACTACATTTTACTGTCTGGGCAAGATTACCCTCTTAAGAGTAATGCGTTTATTAAAAAATTTCTAATTCAGAACCGGGGTAAAGAATTTTTTAAAATTCGGGAGATGCCTTATCATCATTGGGTCAAACAGCGGGGAGGGTTTGATAGGATAGAAATATACTACCCTAAATGGATATTGGGGAATACTAGGAAAAAATGGATAATCAGAAACCTGTATGTTCAGCTTTGTAAAGCTTTAGGATTTTTAAAGAAGCGTCAATTTTTCAAAAAATATTATGGAATAAGCCAGTGGTTTGCAATTTCCCGAAACGCAGTGGAGTATATTTATAAGTACTCACAAGAAAACGTTGATGCTTTGAAATTTTTTAAGAATTCGTTAATTCCTGACGAGATTTTCTTTTCAACCATAATAATGAACTCGCACTTCAAAGATAAAGTAGAGCCAACTGATTTGAAGTTGGTGGATTGGACTACTGGCCCGGAAATGCCACTTATATGGAAAGAAGAACACATAAGTCGGATAATTAACTCGGAGGCTTTGTTCGCTCGAAAGTTTGATATGGATATAGATAGCAAGGTTTTGGATCAGATAGATAAAGAGTTATTGGGAGTTTGTTGTTAG